From the Desulfovibrio sp. JY genome, one window contains:
- a CDS encoding L-2-amino-thiazoline-4-carboxylic acid hydrolase has product MKPEEGSAPVTTMLTQRCIEAAMLADVYAVLVDKIGKDAALDVVEETIERAARKAGQDFAAKAPGGPSLTHFAAVTDMWRAGGALAIENVRRQPDSLSFDVTRCRYAESYREMGLPEELVTRISCLRDGAFVAGYCDRLRLTRPGTIASGESRCPFTFTWEKR; this is encoded by the coding sequence ATGAAACCGGAAGAGGGAAGTGCCCCGGTCACGACGATGCTCACGCAACGTTGCATCGAGGCGGCCATGCTGGCCGATGTCTATGCCGTACTGGTGGATAAAATCGGCAAGGACGCCGCCCTGGACGTGGTCGAGGAAACCATCGAGAGGGCGGCGCGCAAGGCGGGGCAGGATTTTGCCGCCAAAGCGCCGGGCGGGCCGAGCCTGACGCATTTCGCGGCCGTCACCGACATGTGGCGGGCCGGCGGGGCGCTTGCCATCGAAAACGTGCGCCGCCAGCCGGACAGCCTTTCCTTCGACGTGACCCGCTGCCGCTACGCCGAAAGCTACCGTGAGATGGGCCTGCCCGAGGAACTGGTCACACGCATCTCCTGCCTGCGCGACGGCGCGTTCGTGGCCGGCTACTGCGACAGATTGCGGCTCACCCGCCCCGGCACCATCGCCTCGGGCGAAAGCCGCTGTCCGTTCACCTTCACCTGGGAAAAACGATGA